Proteins encoded within one genomic window of Cucumis sativus cultivar 9930 chromosome 3, Cucumber_9930_V3, whole genome shotgun sequence:
- the LOC101211476 gene encoding endo-1,3;1,4-beta-D-glucanase: MSGPQCCSNPPTLNPSSGAGHIEQLGGLTTYVSGSPDSKLAVLFITDVYGFEAPLLRKLADKVAAAGFFVVAPDFFHGDPFVPDDANRPIRVWLQDHETEKGFDDAKPVVEALKNKGITAIGAVGICWGAKVVVELAKVELIQAAVLLHPSFVTVDDIKGVKAPISILGAEIDHMSPPELLKEFEEILSAKPEVDGFVKIFPKVSHGWTVRYKVEDEEAVKCADEAHEDLLAWFTKYVK, from the exons ATGTCAGGTCCTCAATGCTGTTCAAACCCACCAACTCTAAACCCCAGCAGCGGCGCCGGCCATATCGAACAACTCGGTGGCCTTACCACCTACGTCTCCGGCTCCCCTGACTCCAAACTCGCTGTCCTTTTTATTACCGATGTCTACG GATTTGAAGCTCCACTTTTAAG GAAGCTAGCAGATAAGGTTGCAGCTGCTGGGTTCTTTGTGGTTGCTCCTGATTTCTTCCATGGAGATCCATTTGTCCCAGATGATGCTAATAGGCCCATTCGGGTTTGGTTACAAGATCATGAAACT GAAAAGGGTTTTGATGATGCGAAGCCAGTAGTTGAAGCTCTGAAAAACAAAGGTATCACAGCGATTGGAGCCGTAGGCATTTGCTGGGGTG CCAAGGTTGTGGTTGAGCTTGCAAAAGTGGAGTTGATTCAAGCTGCTGTGTTGCTACATCCTTCGTTTGTCACAGTCGATGACATCAAAG GGGTCAAAGCTCCCATTTCGATACTAGGAGCGGAGATCGATCACATGTCTCCTCCAGAACTCTTgaaagaatttgaagaaatcTTGTCTGCAAAGCCTGAG GTCGACGGGTTCGTAAAGATCTTTCCAAAGGTTTCTCATGGGTGGACTGTGAGGTACAAAGTGGAAGATGAAGAGGCTGTCAAATGTGCAGATGAAGCTCATGAGGACTTGTTGGCTTGGTTTACTAAGTATGTTAAGTAA